From a single Granulicella aggregans genomic region:
- a CDS encoding ribulokinase: MAIVAGVDFGTLSVRVTLLDSEKGRLGTASSEYPLNRKREDPDFATQSHDEQMKALVRATRKVLEETGVDGQQVAAIALDTTGSSVIPVDAHMQPLNDYYLWCDHRALEEARHITALARAEKLEAIEWCGNVYSHEWGFAKLLHWLKHNPDRRDQFATALEHCDMVAATLTGVTDPKLVKRSICAMGHKWMWNPKWGGLPSQEFLSKVDPLFDGIREKLGGEYLTSDHIAGHLSDFWAAEMGLKAGIPIPVGAFDAHWDAIGAGCKEGDVVNVVGTSTCIIAMAKTAELVPGVCGVVPGSVDPALTGIEAGLSATGDIFEAIARRAGVKVRELAQGIEAYKAGQTGLLRLSWDNGDRTVLVNPELGGVTFGWNLLTTAQDELYAAIEGTAFHTRIILERMAEHGVPVERVINAGGIPQNNLVLNQIYADVLGKPVLVPDGTPTSLGSGIFALLSAGVFPSVQAAQEKICLPFKTYTPESGAVAVYEQLYQLYRSAYFALGTPDAEALPLGKILPELRRIAAIARN, encoded by the coding sequence GTGGCTATCGTTGCAGGTGTGGACTTTGGAACTTTGAGTGTACGAGTAACGCTGCTCGACAGCGAAAAGGGCCGTTTGGGCACGGCCTCCTCCGAGTACCCGCTCAACCGCAAGCGCGAGGACCCCGACTTCGCCACGCAGTCGCACGACGAGCAGATGAAGGCCCTCGTCCGCGCCACCCGCAAGGTCCTCGAAGAGACCGGCGTCGACGGCCAGCAGGTCGCCGCCATCGCGCTCGACACCACCGGCTCCAGCGTCATCCCCGTCGACGCGCACATGCAGCCGCTGAACGACTACTACCTCTGGTGCGACCACCGCGCGCTCGAAGAGGCCCGCCACATTACAGCGCTCGCACGTGCCGAAAAGCTCGAGGCCATCGAGTGGTGCGGCAACGTCTACTCGCACGAGTGGGGCTTCGCCAAGCTGCTGCACTGGCTGAAGCACAACCCCGACAGGCGCGACCAGTTCGCCACCGCGCTCGAGCACTGCGACATGGTCGCCGCCACGCTAACCGGCGTCACCGACCCCAAGCTGGTCAAGCGCAGCATCTGCGCCATGGGCCACAAGTGGATGTGGAACCCCAAGTGGGGTGGCCTGCCCTCGCAGGAGTTCCTCTCGAAGGTTGACCCGCTCTTCGACGGCATCCGCGAAAAACTTGGCGGCGAGTACCTCACCTCCGACCACATCGCCGGTCATCTCTCTGACTTCTGGGCCGCCGAGATGGGCCTGAAGGCCGGAATCCCCATTCCTGTCGGCGCATTCGACGCCCACTGGGACGCCATCGGCGCAGGCTGCAAAGAGGGCGACGTGGTCAACGTCGTCGGCACCTCGACCTGCATCATCGCCATGGCCAAGACGGCTGAGCTTGTCCCCGGAGTCTGCGGCGTAGTCCCCGGTAGCGTCGATCCAGCGCTTACCGGCATCGAAGCGGGTCTCTCCGCGACAGGCGACATATTCGAAGCGATCGCGAGGCGTGCAGGCGTAAAGGTCCGCGAGCTTGCACAGGGCATCGAGGCCTATAAGGCTGGCCAGACTGGCCTGCTCCGCCTGAGCTGGGACAACGGCGACCGCACCGTCCTAGTCAACCCTGAGCTCGGCGGCGTCACCTTCGGATGGAACCTGCTGACGACCGCTCAGGATGAGCTCTACGCGGCCATCGAAGGCACCGCGTTCCACACCCGCATCATCCTCGAGCGCATGGCCGAGCACGGTGTGCCGGTCGAGCGCGTCATCAACGCCGGCGGCATCCCGCAGAACAATCTCGTCCTGAACCAAATCTACGCCGACGTCCTAGGAAAGCCCGTGCTCGTTCCGGATGGAACACCGACCAGCCTCGGTTCGGGAATCTTCGCGCTCTTGTCAGCCGGAGTCTTCCCGTCAGTCCAGGCCGCACAGGAGAAGATCTGCCTGCCCTTCAAGACCTACACTCCCGAATCCGGTGCCGTCGCCGTCTACGAGCAGCTCTATCAGCTCTACCGTTCTGCCTACTTCGCTCTGGGCACGCCCGATGCAGAGGCGCTGCCGCTGGGCAAGATCCTTCCGGAGCTTCGCCGGATCGCTGCGATAGCGCGCAATTAG
- a CDS encoding alkaline phosphatase family protein, which produces MGAKRGWDRREFLRTAIGAATATSLSGFTPLRAQQLPRGQKAVVVTFGGGARDEETFAPEGQENIPHMLSELIPQSTFFTQVINHGILGHYVATASLATGAYETFNNFAQTPPENPTVFEYFRKDLKRPAHDAWIVAPSNGFNRIGASDRRGFGPELGAEVLLPKQLLAAAMGGKSGNDYEHLLRDNYESPLYTSAVGGGSGSHDVEIEKVADILKLSVDDFTSHARSLASPDELSVFIARQLMRQLSPSLLWITLHDIDIAHSGAYSLYLDGIRRSDRLCSDIWKAIETDPEYKGKTTMFILPDFGRDSDISPGGNGFQHHRTGDALSRTTWMMVLGPGVRQNAVVDRPVDSLDLVPTLGSLLGFSPTCAKGSPLREVL; this is translated from the coding sequence ATGGGAGCGAAGCGAGGCTGGGACCGTCGCGAGTTTCTGCGTACCGCGATTGGCGCGGCCACGGCGACCTCGCTGAGTGGGTTTACGCCGCTGCGCGCGCAACAGCTTCCACGCGGGCAGAAGGCTGTCGTCGTTACATTTGGCGGCGGAGCGCGCGATGAGGAGACGTTTGCTCCCGAAGGCCAGGAGAACATCCCGCATATGCTCAGCGAGTTAATCCCGCAGAGCACGTTCTTCACGCAGGTCATCAATCACGGCATCCTTGGGCACTACGTCGCGACGGCTTCGCTGGCCACGGGAGCGTATGAGACCTTCAACAACTTCGCGCAGACGCCGCCTGAGAACCCAACGGTCTTCGAATACTTCCGCAAAGACCTGAAGCGGCCCGCGCACGATGCGTGGATCGTGGCTCCAAGCAACGGCTTTAACCGCATCGGCGCGAGCGATCGTCGCGGCTTCGGGCCGGAGCTTGGCGCGGAGGTGCTGCTGCCGAAACAACTGCTTGCCGCGGCGATGGGCGGCAAGTCCGGCAACGACTATGAGCACCTGCTCCGCGATAACTACGAGTCGCCACTCTATACCTCGGCAGTTGGCGGGGGCAGCGGATCGCACGATGTGGAGATCGAAAAGGTCGCCGACATCCTGAAGCTCTCGGTGGATGACTTCACATCGCATGCGCGCTCGCTGGCGAGCCCCGACGAACTGTCGGTGTTTATAGCCCGGCAGTTGATGCGGCAGCTCTCGCCGAGCCTACTCTGGATCACGCTGCACGATATCGACATCGCGCACTCGGGGGCGTACTCGCTTTATCTCGACGGCATCCGCAGGTCGGATCGCCTGTGCAGTGACATCTGGAAGGCGATCGAGACGGATCCGGAGTACAAGGGCAAGACGACGATGTTTATCCTTCCCGACTTTGGCCGGGACTCGGACATCTCGCCGGGAGGCAACGGCTTCCAGCATCACCGCACCGGCGATGCGCTATCTAGAACGACGTGGATGATGGTGCTAGGACCTGGCGTGCGGCAAAACGCTGTGGTGGATCGGCCTGTGGACTCGCTGGACCTGGTGCCGACGCTCGGCAGCCTGCTGGGCTTTTCGCCCACCTGTGCTAAAGGCTCTCCGCTGCGGGAGGTGCTGTAG
- a CDS encoding GH35 family beta-galactosidase, with protein MNLCRIFLAATLALPLTLNAQMPHIEKRGDNFAMTVDGKPFLVLGAQINNSSSWASTLPDVWPALADLHVNTVEAPVYWELMEPTPGKFDFANVDLLVKGAREHNLHLVLLWFGTWKNGQNHYVPEWIKTDPIKYPREQTAYGKLLDVMSPHSANNLEADKHAFAALMRHVKEIDGSKHTVIMIQVENESGSVGSVRDYSPAAEKLFEGAVPESLTSTLHTAKTGTWSQTFGADADESFAAYATSSYINEVAKAGKAEYPLPMYCNVWVTYPVHALENRDKASAGQEYPSGGAQQQNIAIWKAAAPNIDVLAPDFYSDDVPFYHSVVAAYHRSDNPLFIPETGIAKNFGRYFFYALGHGAIGFSPFGIDYTDWTLKKHEMPEFLSADYALIGPMQSEIAQFNLEGKLQTAVEDPAMARQQLHFGDVVATASFGFPQKDGEVPPGTADSHGRALVAQIDGKPGEYEFLATGFDASVTFTFSPEYGKAHNAQLEILRAEEGNYENGVWKMTRIWNGDQTDRGLQFHAGVLGQVVRIRLHSLPLTGELAAR; from the coding sequence TTGAACCTCTGCCGGATCTTCCTCGCCGCCACGCTTGCCCTTCCTCTTACGCTGAACGCGCAGATGCCCCATATCGAAAAGCGCGGCGACAACTTCGCCATGACCGTCGATGGCAAGCCGTTCCTTGTGCTCGGCGCGCAGATTAACAACTCCAGCTCCTGGGCGAGCACACTGCCGGATGTCTGGCCCGCTCTTGCCGACCTTCATGTGAACACGGTCGAAGCGCCGGTCTATTGGGAGTTGATGGAGCCTACGCCGGGCAAGTTCGATTTTGCCAATGTCGACCTGCTGGTAAAGGGAGCGCGCGAGCACAATCTTCATCTGGTGCTGCTCTGGTTTGGCACATGGAAGAACGGCCAGAACCACTACGTGCCGGAGTGGATCAAGACCGATCCGATCAAGTATCCGCGTGAGCAGACGGCATACGGCAAACTGCTCGACGTGATGTCACCGCACTCTGCCAACAACCTTGAAGCAGACAAGCACGCCTTCGCCGCGCTGATGCGCCATGTGAAGGAGATCGATGGATCAAAGCACACCGTCATCATGATCCAGGTGGAAAACGAGTCGGGATCGGTTGGCTCGGTGCGCGACTACTCGCCTGCGGCGGAGAAGCTCTTCGAGGGCGCTGTGCCTGAGTCGCTGACTTCCACACTCCACACGGCGAAGACTGGTACGTGGTCGCAGACCTTCGGTGCCGATGCCGATGAGAGCTTCGCTGCCTATGCAACGTCGAGCTACATCAACGAGGTCGCGAAGGCGGGCAAGGCGGAGTATCCGCTGCCGATGTACTGCAACGTGTGGGTGACCTATCCGGTGCATGCGCTCGAGAATCGCGACAAGGCCAGCGCGGGGCAGGAGTATCCCAGCGGCGGAGCGCAGCAGCAGAACATTGCGATCTGGAAGGCGGCCGCGCCGAACATCGATGTTCTCGCGCCCGACTTTTACTCGGATGACGTGCCCTTCTATCACTCGGTCGTCGCGGCCTATCATCGTTCGGATAACCCGCTCTTCATCCCCGAGACCGGAATTGCGAAGAACTTCGGCCGCTACTTCTTCTACGCTCTTGGTCACGGTGCGATCGGCTTCTCGCCCTTCGGCATCGACTACACCGACTGGACGCTGAAGAAGCACGAGATGCCGGAGTTTCTTTCAGCGGACTATGCGCTGATCGGACCGATGCAGAGCGAGATCGCGCAGTTCAACCTCGAAGGAAAGTTGCAGACCGCGGTGGAAGACCCAGCAATGGCGCGTCAGCAGCTACATTTTGGCGATGTCGTTGCAACGGCGTCGTTCGGTTTTCCGCAGAAGGATGGTGAAGTGCCGCCGGGAACGGCGGACTCGCATGGCCGCGCCCTGGTTGCGCAGATCGATGGCAAGCCCGGCGAATATGAGTTCCTTGCAACCGGCTTCGACGCAAGCGTGACTTTCACGTTCTCGCCCGAGTACGGGAAGGCGCACAACGCGCAGCTCGAGATTCTCCGCGCCGAGGAAGGGAACTACGAGAACGGTGTGTGGAAGATGACGCGCATCTGGAACGGCGATCAGACCGACCGCGGCCTGCAGTTTCACGCCGGAGTTCTCGGGCAAGTCGTTCGCATCCGCCTTCACTCACTGCCGTTGACCGGCGAGCTCGCCGCGCGCTAG
- a CDS encoding beta-galactosidase — protein sequence MKKLQIAAAATLLLTALTVSGQNKPAVGAMNDVLYGAAYYNEYMPAELQPGRLDKDIALMKAADITVVRMGESTWSLWEPEDGRFEYAWMDRVVDAMGKAGIKVIMGTPTYSIPTWMYHEHPEVLARPLGGAQTFYGMRQNMDTDNPTFRFYAQRVIRNMVEHYKSNPNVIGWQIDNETASYGASNNDVFTGFVDHLKQKFGTTDNLNKAWFLNYWGEDVNGWENMPPRDGTISTGYKLEWTRWSQMRVTNYLAWQAALVREYRGPNQFVTQDLGGVMKRDVNELEVSKTLDIVADNPYHATQDHFDGQNQAEQGDYTRSLKHMNYLVTETNAQTTDWSSSYQYPPYDGQLRLDVYTHLSSGANMVEYWHWASIHSGQETYWKGVLSHDLEPNRAYAEVSKTAHELKKIGPQLVNLKIENDVAILYSVDSANALDFMPFASEPRQGWAMGRTTADYSTLVHQLHRALFNANVGADFIFPTSTAADLSQYKLIVVPPLYIADDALLMRISDYVKGGGHVLMCFKSGFANENSAVRWVMAPGPLREAAGFSYQEFSNLEKPLALKDDPFKSGDENKVSHWAEFLKLEHAKPLAFYDHPFFGQWPAITRNEFGSGSLTYEGTVLTDKLQGQVVLAALADAHIAPNPNRLPAPVREKSGVNGKGNTLHYFFNYSSDKQSFTYNQKPGTDLLTGKSIAAAQDVDLAPWDLVIVEEGK from the coding sequence GTGAAAAAGTTACAAATTGCGGCGGCAGCTACTTTGCTGCTTACGGCGTTGACGGTTTCCGGGCAGAACAAGCCCGCTGTGGGAGCCATGAACGATGTTCTCTATGGTGCTGCCTACTACAACGAGTACATGCCGGCGGAGCTGCAGCCAGGGCGGCTCGATAAGGACATCGCCCTGATGAAGGCAGCCGACATTACAGTTGTTCGCATGGGCGAATCGACGTGGAGTCTGTGGGAGCCAGAAGACGGCAGGTTCGAGTACGCTTGGATGGATCGTGTCGTCGATGCGATGGGTAAGGCCGGCATCAAGGTCATCATGGGCACGCCCACCTACTCTATCCCGACGTGGATGTATCACGAGCATCCCGAGGTGCTCGCCCGTCCGCTGGGCGGAGCGCAGACCTTCTACGGCATGCGGCAGAACATGGACACGGACAATCCAACCTTCCGTTTTTACGCACAGCGCGTGATCCGCAACATGGTGGAGCACTACAAGAGCAACCCCAATGTCATCGGATGGCAGATCGATAACGAGACGGCTTCCTATGGTGCCTCCAACAACGATGTTTTCACGGGCTTCGTGGATCACCTTAAGCAGAAGTTTGGCACGACCGACAACTTGAACAAGGCATGGTTCCTGAACTACTGGGGCGAGGATGTGAACGGCTGGGAGAACATGCCGCCGCGCGATGGCACGATCAGCACCGGGTACAAGTTGGAGTGGACGCGATGGTCGCAGATGCGCGTGACGAACTATCTGGCGTGGCAGGCCGCGCTGGTTCGTGAGTATCGTGGACCGAACCAGTTTGTGACGCAGGATCTTGGTGGCGTGATGAAGCGCGATGTCAACGAGCTTGAAGTGAGCAAGACACTCGATATCGTTGCGGACAACCCATACCACGCGACGCAGGACCATTTCGACGGGCAGAACCAGGCCGAGCAGGGCGACTACACGCGTTCTCTGAAGCACATGAACTATCTTGTAACGGAGACCAACGCGCAGACCACCGATTGGTCCTCGTCCTATCAATATCCGCCTTACGACGGCCAGCTTCGCCTCGATGTCTACACCCACCTTTCAAGCGGTGCGAACATGGTCGAGTATTGGCACTGGGCATCGATCCACTCCGGGCAGGAGACTTACTGGAAGGGTGTGCTCTCGCATGATCTTGAACCCAACCGCGCCTATGCCGAGGTGTCAAAGACCGCGCATGAGTTGAAGAAGATTGGGCCGCAATTGGTGAACCTCAAGATCGAGAACGACGTGGCGATTCTCTACAGCGTCGACTCGGCCAACGCTCTTGACTTCATGCCCTTTGCCTCCGAGCCGCGCCAGGGCTGGGCGATGGGGCGGACTACCGCGGACTACAGCACTCTGGTGCATCAGCTTCATCGCGCTCTCTTCAACGCCAATGTCGGCGCGGACTTTATCTTTCCCACGTCGACCGCGGCCGATCTCTCTCAGTACAAGCTGATCGTTGTTCCACCGCTCTACATCGCGGACGATGCCCTGCTTATGCGCATCTCCGATTACGTCAAAGGCGGCGGGCATGTATTGATGTGTTTCAAGTCTGGCTTCGCCAACGAGAACTCCGCTGTCCGCTGGGTGATGGCTCCGGGGCCATTGCGCGAGGCGGCGGGTTTCAGCTACCAGGAGTTCTCCAACCTTGAGAAGCCTCTCGCGCTGAAGGATGATCCCTTCAAGAGTGGTGACGAGAACAAGGTCTCGCACTGGGCGGAGTTTTTAAAGCTCGAGCATGCGAAGCCCTTGGCTTTCTATGATCATCCTTTCTTTGGGCAGTGGCCGGCGATCACCCGCAATGAGTTCGGCTCCGGCTCGCTGACGTATGAGGGCACCGTGCTCACCGATAAGCTGCAGGGGCAGGTCGTTCTCGCAGCGCTTGCTGACGCACATATCGCACCCAATCCCAACAGGCTGCCTGCGCCGGTCCGCGAAAAGAGCGGCGTGAACGGTAAAGGGAATACGCTGCACTACTTCTTCAACTACTCGAGCGATAAGCAGAGTTTCACCTACAACCAGAAGCCGGGGACCGACCTGCTCACGGGCAAGTCGATTGCAGCCGCTCAAGACGTGGATCTTGCGCCCTGGGACCTAGTCATCGTCGAAGAAGGCAAGTAA
- a CDS encoding DUF5054 domain-containing protein — protein MERRRVLKLATLAAAASASPARLLASAAQEALPVKRVLIIFKCHLDVGFTQTQAQVMRKYFDEYYPAAMARAAEMRAAGSDRYIWTTGSWLLYEYLDQATPEQRKTMEAAIHAGDITWHALPFSWQTEMLDRSMIAGALGFSADLDARFGRKTIGAKMTDVPGHSRGIIAPLQAAGVLMLDIGINAASVPPDVPDAFLWRDAEGNSLAMIYHRHDYGSVIRIPGSDLAVSVEVRNDNSGPHTLEEIRAIYGKLRAQFPEAKVEASTLSDVAAAMEPYRAQLPIFTGEIGDTWIYGIPSDPAKVARYREVARLRQQWIAEHRFAAGDATDRQLLRRLLLSVEHTWGTDTKSYLDNDHYRPADLAAVIDQPPYKTMTTSWQEKRDDLDLGVATLPAGLREQAAASLKRLQAGKVSIDSMKPLDVTKKIEGRHFTLQIDSQTGAIVSLIALADKYDYASSSAPIALLTYQTLSEPDFADYLDRYVQIKADWAPRDFGKPNIEHFNARSEEWHPKLLRSFSSHEKDGLRVVLHMEIDDFKAAATGNVAWPAEFYMELLLPNSMPVIEMRLTTLGKIANRMPEAMWLTFNSPAVKPLRCSFYKTGQNIDYDEVVSGGGRAMHAVDALTLGQGGALLHIATHDAPVIALGTRSPLNFSRLQPNLRKGVHVCLFNNAWGTNYPQWASGDWLYRCTLRANG, from the coding sequence ATGGAACGTCGTCGCGTCTTGAAACTAGCCACGCTCGCAGCTGCTGCAAGCGCCTCTCCAGCGCGCCTTCTCGCATCTGCCGCGCAAGAGGCGCTGCCGGTAAAGCGCGTCCTCATTATCTTCAAGTGCCACCTTGATGTTGGATTCACTCAGACTCAAGCGCAGGTGATGCGGAAGTACTTCGACGAATACTATCCGGCAGCGATGGCTCGTGCTGCGGAGATGCGCGCGGCTGGCTCTGATCGCTATATCTGGACGACAGGATCATGGTTGCTCTACGAGTATCTTGATCAGGCCACGCCCGAACAGCGCAAGACGATGGAAGCCGCGATTCATGCGGGTGACATTACCTGGCATGCTCTTCCGTTCAGTTGGCAGACCGAGATGCTCGATCGCTCGATGATCGCCGGTGCGCTGGGGTTCTCTGCTGATCTCGATGCTCGCTTTGGCCGCAAGACGATTGGTGCCAAGATGACGGATGTGCCTGGGCATTCGCGCGGCATCATCGCTCCGCTGCAGGCTGCGGGAGTTCTCATGCTCGACATTGGCATCAACGCGGCGAGCGTTCCCCCTGATGTGCCGGATGCATTTCTATGGCGCGACGCCGAGGGCAATTCGCTGGCGATGATCTATCACCGCCACGACTACGGCAGCGTGATCCGCATCCCTGGCTCGGACCTTGCGGTGTCCGTAGAGGTGCGCAACGACAACAGCGGGCCGCACACGCTTGAAGAGATTAGGGCGATCTACGGAAAGCTGAGGGCGCAGTTCCCTGAAGCGAAAGTGGAGGCGTCGACGCTGAGCGATGTCGCCGCTGCGATGGAACCGTACCGCGCGCAATTGCCCATCTTTACCGGAGAGATCGGCGATACGTGGATCTATGGAATTCCCAGCGATCCCGCGAAGGTTGCGCGTTATCGCGAGGTTGCTAGGCTACGGCAGCAGTGGATCGCCGAGCATCGCTTCGCTGCGGGCGACGCGACTGACCGGCAACTTCTGCGACGGCTGCTGCTTTCGGTTGAGCACACGTGGGGTACTGATACGAAGAGCTATCTCGACAACGATCACTACCGGCCAGCGGACCTTGCAGCGGTGATCGATCAGCCGCCGTACAAGACCATGACCACAAGCTGGCAGGAGAAGCGCGATGATCTCGATCTCGGCGTCGCCACGCTTCCAGCAGGGCTTCGCGAGCAGGCGGCGGCAAGCTTGAAGAGGCTTCAAGCGGGTAAGGTTTCAATAGATTCGATGAAGCCCCTCGACGTGACGAAGAAGATCGAAGGCAGACACTTCACGTTGCAGATCGATTCGCAGACAGGTGCGATCGTCAGCCTTATCGCTTTGGCGGACAAGTACGATTACGCATCATCCTCCGCGCCAATTGCCTTGTTGACTTATCAGACTCTTTCGGAGCCGGACTTTGCCGATTACCTCGATCGCTACGTGCAAATCAAGGCGGACTGGGCCCCTCGCGACTTCGGCAAGCCCAACATCGAGCACTTCAACGCAAGATCGGAGGAGTGGCATCCGAAGCTCCTTCGCTCCTTCTCCTCGCATGAGAAAGACGGCCTTCGCGTCGTGCTTCACATGGAGATTGATGATTTCAAAGCCGCGGCAACAGGCAATGTCGCGTGGCCTGCGGAGTTCTACATGGAGCTGCTGCTGCCCAACAGCATGCCGGTAATCGAGATGCGTTTGACGACGCTCGGCAAGATCGCGAACCGCATGCCGGAGGCGATGTGGCTCACATTCAACTCGCCTGCAGTCAAGCCTCTGAGATGCTCGTTCTACAAGACAGGTCAAAACATCGATTACGACGAAGTTGTCAGCGGCGGTGGCCGTGCGATGCACGCGGTCGACGCGCTCACGCTAGGACAGGGCGGCGCGTTGCTGCATATTGCGACGCACGATGCCCCGGTGATTGCGCTGGGCACACGTTCGCCGTTGAACTTCTCGCGGCTGCAGCCTAATCTGCGCAAGGGAGTCCACGTCTGCCTCTTCAACAATGCATGGGGCACCAACTATCCACAGTGGGCGTCGGGCGACTGGCTCTACCGGTGCACTCTACGGGCGAACGGCTAA
- a CDS encoding glycoside hydrolase family 2 protein: MRRREFLKTSATVAAATTLPAVAFAAPASMESPRTVLAINRNWRYHPTKVSGAETPAFDDSKFERIVIPHTNIKMPWHNFDDKMYEFVSTYRRRFKTPAAAKGKRVFVDFEGAMTASTVYINGHNLGEYKGGFTPFSFELTKYLKAEGENVLVVHLDSTERADIPPFGYEIDYMTFGGIYREVSLRIVSPTYIDNIFAAPKNVLSASPFVDVDCFIAAESADGAYSLVVKLSDAEGKEIARQEQSIALNTSPDPSAGKDPETPASPYASTQTTTDPAKHTVTLKDLKNIKLWDIQEPNLYTVHVLLLKDGKVIDVDSRRIGFREAMFTDGGFSLNGKIVKLRGLDRHQTFPFVGQAMPARVQKKDADILRKGLHCNLVRTSHYPQSRHFLDRCDEIGLLVLEEIPGWQHIGPEPWKLVAIDNVGRMVRRDWNHPSIILWGVRINESKDDHDFYIRTNALSHALDTTRQTGGIRYFQESEFLEDVFTMNDFGFPLKKPVHGKYLNTEFVGHTYPTKTTDDDERQREHTLRHARIHNQLASDPQYAGGIGWCAFDYNTHANFGAGDRICYHGVIDIFRENKPAAGFYKSQCDPAEEIVLEPAFHWANSDESVGFSEMVICSNCEHLKFYIRESGNTAAEWKLAAEADPDRKQFEHLKYAPFVIKKDEIDYKKIDQFWGDLRIDGFIDGKQVISKSLSGDGNNKKFTLLPDDEALLADGTDTTRVVLRVTDEFGALRTYADDPIEFTLEGPGELIGENPFSLVGGTGAVWVRAKEMAGTVTLKAKHPRLGSQSVSFRLSAVPSETV, translated from the coding sequence ATGCGTAGACGGGAATTCCTCAAGACCTCAGCCACCGTAGCAGCCGCAACCACGCTTCCCGCAGTCGCCTTCGCCGCGCCTGCATCGATGGAGAGCCCACGCACCGTGCTCGCCATCAACCGCAACTGGCGCTACCACCCGACGAAGGTCAGCGGCGCGGAGACACCCGCCTTCGATGACTCGAAGTTCGAGCGTATCGTCATCCCGCACACGAACATCAAGATGCCGTGGCACAACTTCGACGACAAGATGTACGAGTTCGTCTCCACCTATCGCCGCCGCTTCAAGACGCCTGCCGCCGCGAAGGGCAAGCGTGTCTTTGTCGACTTCGAAGGCGCGATGACCGCGTCGACGGTCTACATCAATGGCCACAATCTCGGCGAGTATAAGGGCGGCTTCACGCCGTTCTCGTTCGAGTTGACGAAGTATCTGAAGGCCGAGGGCGAAAACGTTCTCGTGGTGCATCTCGACTCGACCGAACGCGCGGACATACCCCCGTTCGGCTATGAGATTGACTACATGACTTTCGGCGGCATCTATCGCGAGGTCTCGCTGCGCATCGTCTCGCCGACCTATATCGACAACATCTTTGCCGCGCCGAAGAACGTTCTTAGTGCATCGCCGTTCGTCGATGTTGATTGCTTCATCGCTGCGGAGTCCGCCGATGGCGCGTACTCCCTCGTCGTGAAGTTGAGCGACGCAGAGGGTAAGGAGATCGCGCGGCAGGAGCAGTCGATCGCGTTGAACACGTCGCCTGATCCTTCGGCGGGCAAGGATCCCGAGACGCCGGCATCGCCTTATGCCAGCACGCAGACGACGACCGATCCGGCGAAGCACACCGTCACGCTCAAGGACCTCAAGAACATCAAGCTCTGGGATATTCAGGAGCCCAACCTGTATACGGTGCATGTGCTGTTGCTAAAAGACGGTAAGGTGATCGATGTGGACTCGCGCCGCATCGGCTTCCGCGAGGCGATGTTCACCGACGGCGGCTTCTCGCTGAACGGTAAGATCGTCAAGCTGCGCGGCCTCGATCGTCACCAGACTTTCCCCTTCGTTGGCCAGGCGATGCCTGCGCGGGTGCAAAAGAAAGATGCGGACATCCTGCGTAAGGGGCTGCATTGCAACCTGGTGCGTACCTCTCATTATCCACAATCCAGACACTTCTTAGACCGTTGCGATGAGATCGGATTGCTGGTGCTTGAAGAGATTCCAGGCTGGCAGCACATCGGCCCCGAGCCGTGGAAGCTGGTTGCCATCGACAATGTTGGCCGCATGGTGCGACGCGACTGGAACCATCCCTCGATTATCTTGTGGGGCGTTCGCATCAACGAGTCGAAGGATGATCACGACTTCTACATCCGCACGAATGCGCTCTCCCATGCGCTCGATACGACACGGCAGACTGGCGGCATCCGCTACTTCCAGGAGTCGGAGTTCCTTGAAGATGTCTTCACGATGAACGACTTCGGATTCCCGTTGAAGAAGCCCGTTCACGGCAAGTACCTCAACACCGAGTTTGTCGGACACACCTATCCGACGAAGACCACCGACGATGACGAGCGCCAGCGCGAGCACACGTTGCGCCATGCGCGTATCCACAACCAGCTCGCTTCGGATCCGCAGTATGCGGGCGGCATCGGCTGGTGCGCGTTCGACTACAACACACACGCGAACTTCGGTGCGGGCGACCGAATCTGCTATCACGGGGTCATCGACATCTTCCGCGAGAACAAGCCTGCGGCGGGTTTCTACAAGTCGCAGTGTGATCCTGCGGAAGAGATCGTCCTCGAGCCTGCGTTCCACTGGGCCAACAGCGACGAGAGTGTCGGTTTCAGCGAGATGGTTATCTGCTCCAACTGCGAGCACTTGAAGTTCTACATCCGCGAGTCGGGCAACACGGCCGCTGAGTGGAAGCTCGCTGCCGAGGCCGATCCCGACCGCAAACAGTTCGAGCATCTGAAGTACGCTCCGTTTGTCATCAAGAAGGACGAGATCGACTACAAGAAGATCGACCAGTTCTGGGGTGATCTGCGTATCGACGGCTTCATCGATGGTAAGCAGGTGATCTCGAAGTCGCTCTCGGGCGATGGGAACAACAAGAAGTTCACTCTGCTGCCTGATGACGAAGCTCTGTTGGCCGATGGTACAGATACCACGCGCGTCGTGCTTCGCGTTACCGATGAGTTCGGTGCGCTGCGCACGTACGCGGACGATCCGATCGAGTTTACGCTTGAAGGGCCAGGCGAATTGATTGGTGAGAATCCCTTCTCTCTTGTTGGGGGAACCGGGGCGGTATGGGTTCGCGCGAAGGAGATGGCCGGCACGGTCACGCTCAAGGCGAAGCATCCACGCCTTGGCTCACAGAGTGTGAGCTTCAGGCTCTCTGCTGTTCCTTCAGAGACGGTCTAG